CTCAGCAGACGTATTACAGCTTCCTCAAGGGGAATGTCCTCACGGGCAAACATGTGCTTGCCAACACGCTTCTTGATCTGCTCCTCCGCTTCATCCAGCAATACGGCAGCAGCCTGCTCGGTTAACGCTTTGGTAGAAATCCGGATAGCCACTTCACCTTCTTTGGCATAAGGGGCGATCGTCGGATCCGACTGTCGTTCGATTAAATCAATGAGCTCCTGCTCCAGACTGGATTCGCCTATGCCGGCAAATTTAAGCAGCCGCGAGTAAAGTTTGCGTTCTTCGCCGGATACGGCACGAAGCCACGCTTTCGCCGGTCCGTCGAACATCGGTTTCATCTCACCCGGCGGACCGGGCAGCAGCACGTAATGCGTGCCGTCAACGGTTATCGCATTGCCCACCGCAAGCCCGGCATCGTTCTCAAGAGGCTCGCAGCCTTCAATTATATTGGCCTGCCTCCGGTTGCTTTCGACCATATGTATGCCTCGCGCAGAGAACAACGCTTCGATTTTGGCCATCGAAGGCTCATGAATGACAATCCGCTTATTTAGATAAGCGGCAAGCGCGTCTTTCGTCAGATCATCCTGTGTCGGGCCGAGCCCGCCTGTAAATACGATAACGTCTGCCCGCGTGCGGGCAAGCTCCACAGCTTGACGGATTCTACCCATATTGTCCCCGACGACCGTCTGGAAATAAACGTCGATCCCCATTTCGGCCAGTCCCCGGGACAAATAAGTGGCATTTGTATTAACGGTTTGGCCAAGCAAGAGCTCGGTTCCGACAGCAATGATTTCAGCTCGCATCAGCAGCAGCTCCGTTCCTAATGTAATGAAAAGCATCATTCCTTCGCAATGAAGGAATGATGCTCACAGTAAAAAAATCTTGACTCATTCGCTAAGGGGAATGAGGTTTTTATTTTTGACGAAATAATCGATACCGGAGTAAACCGTAATAAGCGCGGCCACCCAGCTGGAAATAAGATCAAAGCGGAAATCGACAAAGGCGAATGGAAAATTGTTCAACAGAAGTGCGATAATCATCGTGATTTGAACGGCTGTCTTCCACTTGCCCCACGGGCTGGCCGCCAAAACCGCACCTTCAAGCAGGGCGATCTGGCGAAGTCCGGTAACGGCAAATTCGCGGCTGATTATGACAATCGCTATCCATGCATCCAATCTGCCCATCTCTACAAGGGAGATGAGCACCGAAGCGACTAGAAGTTTGTCGGCAAGCGGATCGAGCAGCTTGCCCATGTTGGTAACGATCTTGTTCTTCCGTGCGATGTAGCCGTCCAGTGCGTCTGTGCTGGCCGCGACGACAAAGATCAGTGTCGCTAATATTTGATTCCACGTTATGGAAAAATTTGCAAATGTCAACGGCTTCAGGTTAACGTTGATAAGCAGCAAAATAATGATTATAGGCACTAAAAAAATACGGGCTAGTGTTATTTTATTGGCCAAATTCACGAAGATAGCCCCTCCCCGGACATATCGAATTCATAAGCGTGCGTAATCCGCACCTTCTGAATTTCGCCGATACCGGCTTTGCAGTTCGCTATAAACACTTCGCCGTCGATTTCAGGCGCATCATAAGGCGAACGGCCTACATAAACATCACTTCTACCGTCGTAACGCTCGACCAGAACATCGATTTCACTGCCAATATGCTTCCCGCTATTCGCTTTGGAAACTTCCCTTTGAATTTCCATAAGCGTGTTCGCGCGCCATTCAATGACCTCGCTTGGAACATGGTCCGGCAATCTGGCCGCCGGTGTGTCTTCTTCGGTCGAATAGGAGAATACACCGAGCCGGTCAAATTTCATCTCTTTCACAAAATCGCATAGACGCTGGAAATCTTCGTCCGTTTCGCCCGGAAATCCGACAATAATAGAGGTGCGCAGCGCCACGTCCGGAATTCGCGCCCGGATTTTGGCGACGAGCTCGCGGGTATCGCGCTGACGGCCGGGACGGCGCATTCTTTTCAAAATCGAATCTTCGCTGTGCTGCAACGGCATATCGATATAGTTGCAGATTTTCGGATTTGCTGCGATCGTATCAATCAGCTCATCCGTAAAAAATCCAGGGTAAGCGTAATGCAGCCGCACCCAAGCAATTCCTTCCACTTCGCTGACTCGGTTGAGCAGCTCGGGAAGCATAAACTTATCATACAAATCGGTTCCATAGTTTGTCGAATCCTGTGCAATCAAGCTGACTTCCTTGACCCCTTGCCCGGCTAACTGCTCAACTTCAGCCACGATCGACTCAATCGAGCGGCTGCGGAACTGCCCGCGCATAATAGGAATTGAACAAAAAGTGCATGCATTATCGCAGCCTTCCGCGATTTTCACATAGGCCGTGTAACGCGGAGTCGTTACAAGACGCGGCAGTTTCTGGTCATAATCGAATACCGGATTGCCTACCTTTACCGGTTTCTTACCACGCAGCGCTTCATCGACAATATCATTAATATGGTTAAAATCGCCGGTGCCGACGATACCGTCGATCTCCGGCATCTCTTCCATCAGCTGCCGCTTGTAACGCTGTGTAAGGCAGCCCGAGACAATAAGCGCCTTTAGACGTCCCGTCTGCTTGAATTCCGCCATATCCAAAATCGTGTTCACCGATTCTTCTTTGGCTGCGTCGATAAAACCGCACGTATTCACGATAATAACCGTAGCGTCATCAGCTTGGTCGACCAGCTGATAACCCCGCTCGTGAATCAAGCCGGACATAATCTCCGAATCGACTAAGTTTTTCTCACAACCAAGTGTTACGACTTTTACCCGTTCTGTCATTGATGTGTCCCCCAGATCTCCTCCGAAAAGCTATCTCCACAAGTATAATACATGGTCTATACAGTGTCAAAATCGGAAAAAGCCCCGCTTAGAGCCCGAATCGGCGCCAAGAAGGACCTTATCGCATTAGAAAAAACAACCTATCTGTAGTTGGTGAACTGCAATTCGATTTGCAAATCGGCTCCACGCAGCAATGTCATAACAGCCTGAAGATCGTCCCGGCTCTTGCCTGTGACCCGGATCTGATCGCCTTGAATCTGACTTTTCACCTTAAGCTTCGAATCCCGAATAAGAATATTGATCTTCCGCGAAATATCCTGTTCAATGCCTTGCTTCAGCTTGATTCGCTGTCGGACCGTTCCGGCCGAGGCCGGTTCTATTTTTCCGAACTCCATGTTCTTAATCGGCACGCCGCGCTTAATCATTTTGGATTGCAAAACATCGATGACGCTCTTAAGCTTGTACTCGTCGTCGGAAGCGACAACCAATTCTTCTTTCTCAAGCTCAATGCTGCTTTTGCTGCCTTTGAAATCGAAACGCGATTCGATTTCCCGTTCCGCCTGCGTAATGGCGTTAGAGAGCTCCTGCATATCAACCTTTGAAACGATATCGAATGAATTTTCCGAGCTCATTATGTAAGCAACCCCTTTTTCCATTTAATTCTTGTTCCGTATTATACCCGAAATTCAGATGCAAGAAAAGGCATCAATCCTGCCATGACCATCAGGATTAGATGCCTTTTATTGAAATCCGTCTATGTGTTAGGCTGTGATCCGTCGGAAGGCTCCAGCTGCATTTTCCTTGTGCCGATTTTATTGCCGTCGTCAATTAAGACCCCATCAACCGTCACTTCAACCAGATTGGCGTGGGCGATATTGATGTAAACAGCCCCTTCTACATCAACAGTTGCCGTTTCATTGTCTTTGAGAGTTTGGGATAGAAGGATTTTCCCTCTGCTGCTGTTTTGGTTTACCCCTACCCAAGAGTTTCCACCGGTCACTTTAAACTCGATTTTGTGTGTACCCGTAGGCGATACCTTATAATAATCCGTCCGCCCGGATGTACGCTCCAGCGTAAGCGTCGTTTGAACGGCCGCCGGGGGCGTCGGATCCACAGGAGCAGGAGCTACCTTGTCGGTCTCTTGATTTGAGCCTGTGCCGTTCGAGCTTGTAGGCGGGGTATCGCCATTTCCGGTTTG
This is a stretch of genomic DNA from Paenibacillus sp. sptzw28. It encodes these proteins:
- a CDS encoding competence/damage-inducible protein A; its protein translation is MRAEIIAVGTELLLGQTVNTNATYLSRGLAEMGIDVYFQTVVGDNMGRIRQAVELARTRADVIVFTGGLGPTQDDLTKDALAAYLNKRIVIHEPSMAKIEALFSARGIHMVESNRRQANIIEGCEPLENDAGLAVGNAITVDGTHYVLLPGPPGEMKPMFDGPAKAWLRAVSGEERKLYSRLLKFAGIGESSLEQELIDLIERQSDPTIAPYAKEGEVAIRISTKALTEQAAAVLLDEAEEQIKKRVGKHMFAREDIPLEEAVIRLLRASGLKLASAESITGGLFAELVTNVPGSSGEFHGGVVTYTNAVKHKLLGIPMSQLEGTGAPGAVSESTAVLMAERIRELTDSDFGVSLTGVAGPSETEGKPVGLVYFAIARRGQPTLVHTAQLGGSRSIIRLRAAKSAFYRLWQILAKNE
- the pgsA gene encoding CDP-diacylglycerol--glycerol-3-phosphate 3-phosphatidyltransferase, whose amino-acid sequence is MNLANKITLARIFLVPIIIILLLINVNLKPLTFANFSITWNQILATLIFVVAASTDALDGYIARKNKIVTNMGKLLDPLADKLLVASVLISLVEMGRLDAWIAIVIISREFAVTGLRQIALLEGAVLAASPWGKWKTAVQITMIIALLLNNFPFAFVDFRFDLISSWVAALITVYSGIDYFVKNKNLIPLSE
- the rimO gene encoding 30S ribosomal protein S12 methylthiotransferase RimO — encoded protein: MTERVKVVTLGCEKNLVDSEIMSGLIHERGYQLVDQADDATVIIVNTCGFIDAAKEESVNTILDMAEFKQTGRLKALIVSGCLTQRYKRQLMEEMPEIDGIVGTGDFNHINDIVDEALRGKKPVKVGNPVFDYDQKLPRLVTTPRYTAYVKIAEGCDNACTFCSIPIMRGQFRSRSIESIVAEVEQLAGQGVKEVSLIAQDSTNYGTDLYDKFMLPELLNRVSEVEGIAWVRLHYAYPGFFTDELIDTIAANPKICNYIDMPLQHSEDSILKRMRRPGRQRDTRELVAKIRARIPDVALRTSIIVGFPGETDEDFQRLCDFVKEMKFDRLGVFSYSTEEDTPAARLPDHVPSEVIEWRANTLMEIQREVSKANSGKHIGSEIDVLVERYDGRSDVYVGRSPYDAPEIDGEVFIANCKAGIGEIQKVRITHAYEFDMSGEGLSS
- a CDS encoding YajQ family cyclic di-GMP-binding protein — protein: MSSENSFDIVSKVDMQELSNAITQAEREIESRFDFKGSKSSIELEKEELVVASDDEYKLKSVIDVLQSKMIKRGVPIKNMEFGKIEPASAGTVRQRIKLKQGIEQDISRKINILIRDSKLKVKSQIQGDQIRVTGKSRDDLQAVMTLLRGADLQIELQFTNYR